The nucleotide window TGCGCGGAATCGTCAAGGCTGGGATTCAGGGATAACAGTGCGTTCGTAGGAATAATATCAACACAAATATTGTTGGATAAGTTTTGCTAAGGTGCAGGCAGGGCGGGATAACTTCGCATCTCTTTGATTCGGGCAGATAGCCCTCACCCTTCGGGCGCACCTTCGGTACGTCAATTTTTGTGACGCAAAAATTTGTCGCTCCTGGCGGAAACGCTGCGACATACGTCTATGTATGCCTCGCATTTCCGCTTCGTCGCTCCTCGACCTGCCTTGTTCTGCCGCCCTGTAAAAAATGAAAACAATGGGGTTTCAATGTTCAATATTTAAATGTCATGACTATATATGCCTTCCCAAACAGCTTGCTACAACCGGTTTGTGATGTTATTTAAAAGTATCAGCAATGGTTGTTTAGTACGATAACATTTTTCACTGCGTTATAGTCATAATTGGGAAGCTTGAAGGAGAAAGAAAATGGAGTCAGGAATAGATGCTAGGATTGACAATGAACGTGCCAGAACTCAGTCTGGTGATATTGACCTAGAACCAATAACATCTGAAGATGAAGATTATGAAAGCTCACCTCCCGAGTATCAGATATCAACGTTTCCGGCAGACTACACGCTAGAAGTCCTTTATATGAAATGGAGGGCCAAAGAAATACTTATTCCAGACTTCCAGCGGGGGTTTGTATGGAAACAGGTCCAGTCTAGCAAGCTTATTGAATCGTTTCTGGTTGGATTACCGGTTCCTGCTGTGTTTCTATACACGGAGAGAAAATCTCAGAAATATTTTGTAATTGATGGGCAACAACGCTTGAAGAGCATATTCTACTTTTTTGAAGGGTATTTTGGCACACCCGAAGACGATAAGCGCAAGGTTTTCAAACTCGTAGGACTAAGCGAGAAAAGTAGATTCAATGCGAAAACATATGAAGATCTGGATCCAGAAGATCAACTACGATTAAAAAACTGTGTACTTCGATCATTTGTAGTACAACAGCTCGATCCTAGCGATGACACAAGCATGTATCACATATTCGAACGCCTTAACACGGGAGGTACTCTTTTAACAAACCAGGAGGTCAGGAACTCTGTTTACCATGGCAACTTAATTGCTTTCTTAAATGAGATCAATGAATATGGGGCCTGGCGTAATATTCTGGGTAAACCGACACCTGATAGCCGAAAGAAGGACATCGAACTTCTAGTCCGATTCTTTGCTATGCGTGACATTGAAGCATATGAGAAACCTATGAAGGAATTCTTGTCAAAGTACATGCGGAAGAATCGAGATGCAAGTGACGAGTCCATCAAAACTGCTGGCGATCTTTTTCGTCAAACCTGCGATAAGGTATCGTCAATGCTTGGTGACAAGCCATTTCATATTCGTAATGGGCTAAACGCGGCCGTTTTCGATGCTGTGATGACTACTATTTCAAAGAACATATCTTCACTCCCAACTGATCTAAAAGACCGATACAAACTACTTCTTGCAAACGCAGACTTCGATCGAGCTACTAGGGAAAGTACAACCGACAATGAGAGAGTCAAATTACGGCTTCGCAAAACAGCGGAAATACTTTTTGAGTAAAATGAAAATACCCAAGATTGACGAAATACTTGATTCTTGCGACAGACATCTAGTTGATACAAGTGCATCAGGAACCGAGATAGAATCCTTACTTACTAGAGCAGTTTTAGTACTTACCTGTTCCGTTTTCGAGGAAAAAATAGAATTAATGATTGCTCGAAGAGCAGACAGACTCAATGACCCAGCTATGAGCGCCTTTTTTAGGTCATGTGTCTCTGCAGTGTTCCGAAGCACCATGTCTAGTGAACTTGCTGGTCTTATGAATCGTTTTGGTCCAGATTTCAAGCGACGATTTCTTGAACGAATGCAGGGTCACGATCGCGCAGTTACTTTCTATAATAACATTATTACAAACCGTCATGGTGTAGCTCACACGCAGAGCATTACTGTGACATTAAGGGAACTCCGTCAGTTTTACGAAGAAGGACACATAGTTCTTGATTTTCTTGAGGAGACAATCAACGAGACATATCCAATCGCTTAACGATAAAAAGAAACCAATCGGAAAGATAACAGGAACTAGTCAGGAGGCATGAAAGGGATGCTCTTAAACAAATAACTTACAGTCATTTTAAGATAGGACATATCGATACGCCATCATTGACAACACGTGTTATAACTGATAAATGATACGTGTGAGGTGAGAAATGCTTACGAAACTTACTTTAACTATTGATGACAGGGTTATCAATCAGGCCAAAAGGTTTGCCCGCAATAAAAGCAAGAGCGTATCCCGGATAGTCGAAGAGTATCTTGATAATATTTCCGAAGGAAAGGCGCATCCGGAAATTGCCGGCAAATTGAATTCTCCCATAACCGATAGTCTTCTCGGCATGTTTAAAGACAGCGGCAAGGATTATAAAAAGATGATCGAAGAGGCAATTTTGGAAAAGCATACATGATTAAAAAAGTCTTCATAGATGCTGACATCATTCTTGATGTTGCTCTGGCCAGGGAAAAATTCTGGGAAAGCAGCAAACTGGTTTTATCCCTTGCGGAAAACAGCAGTCTCCTGGGCTTTACTTCTTCAATAGTAATTTCGAATATCTATTATGTTCTAAGGAAAGCAGGGGGCGATAAAAACGCACGGCAATTTATAAATAAAATGACAAAGTTCATTACAATATTGCCTGTCGATCATTCCGATGTCGTTAATGCCCTTGAATCCAAATTCAAAGATTTTGAAGATGCCCTT belongs to Desulfomonilia bacterium and includes:
- a CDS encoding DUF262 domain-containing protein — its product is MESGIDARIDNERARTQSGDIDLEPITSEDEDYESSPPEYQISTFPADYTLEVLYMKWRAKEILIPDFQRGFVWKQVQSSKLIESFLVGLPVPAVFLYTERKSQKYFVIDGQQRLKSIFYFFEGYFGTPEDDKRKVFKLVGLSEKSRFNAKTYEDLDPEDQLRLKNCVLRSFVVQQLDPSDDTSMYHIFERLNTGGTLLTNQEVRNSVYHGNLIAFLNEINEYGAWRNILGKPTPDSRKKDIELLVRFFAMRDIEAYEKPMKEFLSKYMRKNRDASDESIKTAGDLFRQTCDKVSSMLGDKPFHIRNGLNAAVFDAVMTTISKNISSLPTDLKDRYKLLLANADFDRATRESTTDNERVKLRLRKTAEILFE
- a CDS encoding DUF6364 family protein, which produces MLTKLTLTIDDRVINQAKRFARNKSKSVSRIVEEYLDNISEGKAHPEIAGKLNSPITDSLLGMFKDSGKDYKKMIEEAILEKHT
- a CDS encoding PIN domain-containing protein, yielding MIKKVFIDADIILDVALAREKFWESSKLVLSLAENSSLLGFTSSIVISNIYYVLRKAGGDKNARQFINKMTKFITILPVDHSDVVNALESKFKDFEDALQHFASLKNRCDYIVTRNTEDYKHSSIEAIQPGELINLFKEKIESR